One stretch of Akkermansia sp. RCC_12PD DNA includes these proteins:
- a CDS encoding peroxiredoxin has protein sequence MMLLIGKPAPHFSANAVVNGTIVPDFSLDQFKGKKYVILFFYPKDFTFVCPTELIGFQEALGEFDKRDVAVVGCSTDSEFSHWAWVNTPREQGGIQGVSYPIVADINKTISSDYGVLAGNEEIDEDGNIEVSGEMIAYRGLFLIDKDGIVRHQLINDFPLGRSIEEAIRVVDALQHFELYGEVCPLGWHKGEAAMTPSHEGVASYLSK, from the coding sequence ATCATGCTCCTCATCGGAAAACCAGCACCTCATTTCAGTGCAAACGCAGTCGTCAACGGTACCATCGTCCCGGATTTCAGCCTTGACCAGTTCAAGGGAAAAAAATATGTGATCCTCTTCTTCTATCCGAAGGACTTCACATTCGTGTGCCCCACGGAACTGATCGGGTTCCAGGAGGCGCTCGGCGAATTCGACAAGCGTGACGTAGCCGTCGTCGGCTGCTCCACGGACAGCGAATTCTCCCACTGGGCGTGGGTGAACACCCCCCGCGAACAGGGCGGCATCCAGGGCGTCAGCTACCCCATCGTGGCCGACATCAACAAGACCATTTCCTCCGACTACGGCGTTCTGGCCGGCAACGAGGAAATCGATGAAGACGGCAACATCGAAGTCTCCGGGGAAATGATCGCCTACCGCGGCCTTTTCCTGATTGACAAGGACGGCATCGTCCGCCACCAGCTCATCAATGACTTCCCGCTGGGCCGCTCCATTGAAGAAGCCATCCGCGTCGTGGACGCCCTCCAGCACTTCGAGCTGTACGGAGAAGTCTGCCCGCTCGGCTGGCACAAGGGTGAAGCCGCCATGACTCCGTCTCACGAAGGCGTGGCCAGCTACCTCAGCAAGTAA